TGTCTGAAACAAGCTTCAGGTCCTATTGCATTAACACCTGGTGCTCAAATGATCGTCTACTTCAACGTGCCTGGCAGCGTAATTGGTCCAGTAGATTCTGGTTCTCAAGTAACTGCTAGCATCTTAGCAGGTAACGTCGGTGGACCAGCATCAATAACGGTAGCTAACTCCTAGAGGGCGCCTAAAATGCCCAAAACCTTCTTTTTTCATTTTTGTAGGGAATAAAATATGAAAGAAAGAAAGACAAAAACAGAGGAATTGACAAGTTTCTTATCAAATAATCTTGTTGATGAAAATCAAAACCAAGTTCCAAGTGGTTATAAAGTAATTGACAGATACGAATTAAATCCACCTTTTAGCTATGCACTTATTCTTTACAACAATGAAAAATCAGACTATCTGTATTTTGTCGATGAGCTAAAGCTAAACTCTGAGGAAGAAATAATCTTTCAAAGACTATATCATCTTATAGAGGAAAGTTTAGAGTCCACAGACGAGTCAAAAGGTGCTCCTAATTTTGAAGATCAACTAAACATGGTGATGAAAGAAAATGCAAAAATGTTTCTTAATATCTCTAGTGCAAGTCTTGAGAAGGTAAAATATTATTTAAGAAGGGACGTTAGCGGATTTAGCATTATTGAACCAATAATGCGTGATGTAAACATTGAAGATGTTAGTTGTAGTGGTAGCAACAACCCAATTTACATTTGGCACAGAAAGTATGATAGCATACCAACGAACATTCAATTCAACTCTGAAGAAAAACTAAATTCATTTATTTCAAGAATAGTTTTTAGAGCTGGCAAGCACGTTAGTGCAGCTTTTCCAATTACTGATTTAGCATTGCAGGGAAATCATAGAATTTCCGTGTTATATCAAAAAGAAGTTACACCTAAAGGAACAAGCTTTACAATAAGAAAGTTTAGAGATGATCCATATACTGTAATAGATCTTATCAAATATGGAACAATAAATCTGTCAATAGCAGCTTATCTTTGGATGTTGATACAAGAAAAGATGTCATTTATAGTAATAGGACCAACTGGAAGTGGTAAAACAACAATTCTTAACGCCATACTAGGTCTTGTTGATCCAGAATACAAAATTTTTTCAGTTGAAGATGTATCTGAAATAAATATCAACCATGAAAACTGGTTTACACTAGTGTCAAGATCAGGTTTTGGCTTGGGAGGAGAAGGTGAAATTGGATTATATGATCTAATAAAAGCAGGAGTAAGACACAGGCCTGATTATATTGTAGTTGGAGAAATTAGAGGTTCTGAAGCGTACGTTATGTTTCAGGCTATGGCTACAGGACATGGTGGTCTGTGTACTATGCACGCAGACAGCCTGGATTCTGCAATAAAAAGATTAGAGCAAAAACCGATGGATATTCCACCTGCGTATATTTCATTGATGAATTGTGCAGTAGTGATTAAAAGAATCAAAGAAAAAACTACAGGGCAAAGTAGTAGAAGAACAACGATGATATCTGAAATTGCTAACAACGTACCACCATTTACTGCATTTTCTTGGAATCCAAAATCAGATTACTTTACAGAAAATCTTTCGTCTAGCATATTATTCCAGAGAATGGCAGATGCAACAGGAAGGGATTTACAACAAATTTTAGAAGAACATCAGAAAAGAATTACAATTTTGAAATGGATGGTTGAAAATGATATTAGAAATTATAAAGATGTTTCAGAATTAGTCGGAAAATATTATCGGGATCCTGAATCAATAATGAAAAAAATAGAAGAGACAAATTAGTAATATGCTGTCTTTACAAAAACTCGGACGAGCAGACCATGAGAAAAAACAAGCCAAGAAAATAGAAAAAGAATTACCGTATTTTATTACAATAGTAACGTTGCTTGCAACAAGCGGATTAGGACCATACTCAATTCTACACAAGATAAAAGATCTTAATCTTTTACCTGCAGTACGACACGAATCAATAAAAATTATTAAACGAATCGATATGCTTGGGCTAGATCCACTTACTGTATTGAGCCAAGCAAAAGAAAAAACCTCATCTAGATTACTTGGAGATTTTCTCGCAGGCTATGTGTCTGCAATTCAGAGTGGTGGAAATGTAATAAATTATCTGAAAAGCAAGATGTCAAGCTCCTTTGAAATGCTTGAGGCCAAAGAAAAAGGATCAATAGAAAAGATAAGTGGAATTGTACATGCTTACCTTACCATGCAGATAGTAATATTGGCTGTATTCATTCTAGTGGCAGCTGTAGGTTCAAATCCGTTATCAATAACTCCCGGAGCTAGTACAGCAGCTAATTTCAGTCCACCTTATCAGATATTGATATTTCCGCCAATAATGTCACTAGTGTTCCTCAAAGTTGCACAGAGGTTTAATTATTCCAACATTAGCGAACTTCCGGTAAAAAAGATACTTAGATTTGGCTTGCCAGCAATGCTGATTTCCATAATTCTGGTTTTCAGTAATATTCTGTCTAGTTTTCATGCTAATGCATATGTTGTTGGCATAGGACTAGTGGCCGCATCACTATGGCCTGCTTTACGTTTCCAAAAAATATATACAAAAAATCTGGATGCTGAAACAGCCACACCGCAAATTTTGCGTGATATAACAGAAGCAAGAAAGTCAGGACTAGGCCCAGAAAAATGCATCATACGTGCCTGCAAGAGAAAAGATTACAGAACGTTTAACGTTATAGCAAACACAATATCAAATAAATTAGAATGGGGTATACCCATGAATAATATCTTTGATTCACTTTATAGTGAAGTAAAGAATTTCCAAGTACTTGTTAGTTTTAGAATATTATTTGAGATAATTACTTCTGGTGGAGGAAATGTAACCACCCTTGATTCACTAGCTGACACTAGTGAAAAAATCTATGACATTGAAAAAAACAAGCGCGAAATGCTCAAACCATACATCATGGTAGGTTTTATGTTAATTACTATAACTGGATTTACTACCCTATTAACTATAGACTCGTTTGCATCAATTAATCAACAATCACGACCAGGCAGTGCGCAGTTAAGCAGTGAATATATTGAGCAAACAAAATCTTTCTTTGATCTTATTTGTATGGCAGTTATTGTACAGGCTTGGCTTGCCGGCTTGTTTATTGGTAAAATTACAAAAGGTGCATTTTCAGGCGGATTTCTTTTTTCTATAATTCTTGTCATAATTACAATGGTGTCAGTAGATATGATACAAATACATATTATCAATATCAGCTCGATCATGAAAAGTTCAACTCCGATCTAAGTATGTCATTTAAAGAGTCATACCGTCGCTTATATCGCATTTTTAGATACAAAATATTGATTTGAAAGTAGCCTTGACCTTGGTTTTAATGGGAATTATTGTATTTTCTACTGGTGCGTATGGACAAACTCCAAGTGAATTAAGCTACAGACTCATTCCAAATAAAATATTACAAAACAGTGAAGGAGTTTTACAGGTATATGACAATTCTGATGCTGCTCCAAAAAACATAGAAAAATTAGTGGCCACATCATCAGATTCCTCTATAATACAAATATCTGGAATAGAACAAGATGAAAATAATTTTGTAACAGATGTAAAGATAAAAACAGGAAATGCGGGAACTGCAAACATTGCACTTGCAGCACCAGGGTTTTCACCAAAAGAATTTGCTATTACTGTGTATAGTAATAATGATGTCCCAACAAAACTTTTAATTAAAACAACACCTAATACGTTCTCCGCTACAGGTCCACAAGAAGGATATGTCTCCGTAGAACTTGTTAATGATGCTAATTTCCCAACAAGAGCAGCTGAAGATACTCCAGTAACACTGTCAACATCAAATAGTGATATTTTAAATTTAAAAAATAATACAGTTGTAATAAAAAAAGGTGATTATTTTGTAATTACTCAATTTGAAGTAAAAAAAGGCGGTAGTGCACAGATATTGGCATCAGCGCCATCACTGCAAACTGTAAGTAGTACAATAACTGTTACTAGTAACACAAATCAACAATCAATTCAGCTATTTGTTTATCCTAATAACATTAATGATTATTATAATTCTAATGCTTATGTAATAGTTCAACTCCACGATTCTGCAGGAAATCCAGCACGTGCAACAAGTGACATACCTATTTCTGTACAAATTACTGATACTTCTCAAAACGCGATTGTAAATACTAGTACACAAACTCCATTAATGTCTTCAGATGAACCTCTTGTGATTAAGAAGGGTTCCTATTGGGGATATTCAAAACTAGTTGTCAATTCTGGTACTAGTGATACATTTAGCATCAGTATTTCAGCGAAAGATTACACAGTTCCGGCATCAATATCTGTGACACCAAAACCTGGTCAACTTTATGATACTAAATCTGCAAAAATAGATCTTTTGCCAATCTTAGCTACCGGACAAAAAGAATTAGTCG
This genomic stretch from Nitrosopumilaceae archaeon harbors:
- a CDS encoding type II/IV secretion system ATPase subunit, whose translation is MKERKTKTEELTSFLSNNLVDENQNQVPSGYKVIDRYELNPPFSYALILYNNEKSDYLYFVDELKLNSEEEIIFQRLYHLIEESLESTDESKGAPNFEDQLNMVMKENAKMFLNISSASLEKVKYYLRRDVSGFSIIEPIMRDVNIEDVSCSGSNNPIYIWHRKYDSIPTNIQFNSEEKLNSFISRIVFRAGKHVSAAFPITDLALQGNHRISVLYQKEVTPKGTSFTIRKFRDDPYTVIDLIKYGTINLSIAAYLWMLIQEKMSFIVIGPTGSGKTTILNAILGLVDPEYKIFSVEDVSEININHENWFTLVSRSGFGLGGEGEIGLYDLIKAGVRHRPDYIVVGEIRGSEAYVMFQAMATGHGGLCTMHADSLDSAIKRLEQKPMDIPPAYISLMNCAVVIKRIKEKTTGQSSRRTTMISEIANNVPPFTAFSWNPKSDYFTENLSSSILFQRMADATGRDLQQILEEHQKRITILKWMVENDIRNYKDVSELVGKYYRDPESIMKKIEETN
- a CDS encoding type II secretion system F family protein; translation: MLSLQKLGRADHEKKQAKKIEKELPYFITIVTLLATSGLGPYSILHKIKDLNLLPAVRHESIKIIKRIDMLGLDPLTVLSQAKEKTSSRLLGDFLAGYVSAIQSGGNVINYLKSKMSSSFEMLEAKEKGSIEKISGIVHAYLTMQIVILAVFILVAAVGSNPLSITPGASTAANFSPPYQILIFPPIMSLVFLKVAQRFNYSNISELPVKKILRFGLPAMLISIILVFSNILSSFHANAYVVGIGLVAASLWPALRFQKIYTKNLDAETATPQILRDITEARKSGLGPEKCIIRACKRKDYRTFNVIANTISNKLEWGIPMNNIFDSLYSEVKNFQVLVSFRILFEIITSGGGNVTTLDSLADTSEKIYDIEKNKREMLKPYIMVGFMLITITGFTTLLTIDSFASINQQSRPGSAQLSSEYIEQTKSFFDLICMAVIVQAWLAGLFIGKITKGAFSGGFLFSIILVIITMVSVDMIQIHIINISSIMKSSTPI